From the genome of Deltaproteobacteria bacterium, one region includes:
- a CDS encoding L,D-transpeptidase gives MQPVKRQVSLMVAAALAAGGCGWHTRPTRPVPPARAAAVPADDADRLTWAADEEYFVVVRKTCRTLDIYRFGERIESFPAVFGLGGSGSKLYEGDLRTPTGLYMIVDKRRHSRWGHFLLLDYPNLQDLHRYWIAMEAGTIPRRGDGYAGVGGAVGIHGTDKPGLNRRGVDWTWGCVSLANADVARLARLVPVGTLVLIED, from the coding sequence ATGCAACCCGTGAAGCGGCAGGTGAGTCTCATGGTGGCGGCGGCGCTGGCCGCCGGGGGATGCGGCTGGCACACCCGTCCCACGCGCCCGGTCCCGCCGGCGCGGGCGGCGGCGGTTCCGGCCGACGACGCCGACCGCCTCACCTGGGCCGCCGACGAGGAGTACTTCGTCGTCGTGCGCAAGACCTGCCGCACGCTAGACATCTACCGGTTCGGGGAGCGTATCGAGAGCTTTCCGGCCGTGTTCGGCCTCGGCGGGTCGGGCAGCAAGCTCTACGAGGGCGACCTGCGCACCCCGACCGGCCTCTACATGATCGTCGACAAGCGCCGGCACTCCCGCTGGGGCCACTTCCTGCTTCTCGACTACCCGAACCTCCAGGACCTCCACCGCTACTGGATCGCGATGGAGGCCGGTACCATTCCGCGGCGCGGCGACGGCTATGCGGGCGTGGGTGGCGCCGTCGGCATCCACGGCACGGACAAGCCGGGTCTCAACCGCCGCGGCGTCGACTGGACCTGGGGCTGTGTCTCGCTCGCGAACGCCGACGTCGCGCGGCTGGCCCGGCTCGTCCCGGTGGGAACCCTGGTCCTGATCGAAGACTAA
- a CDS encoding Hsp20/alpha crystallin family protein produces MAISYRDPFAQLQRELESMLERAFGTEGPSSLYPPVNLFDAGEHYVVKAELPGVRPEDLELTVQDNTLVLRGERTLPETAQNAAYHRRERGEGQFRRVVRLPGPTEGEPQAQFRDGVLTVRLPKASQARPRRVTIHSD; encoded by the coding sequence ATGGCGATCAGCTATCGTGACCCGTTCGCGCAGCTGCAGCGCGAGCTCGAGAGCATGCTCGAGAGGGCGTTCGGTACCGAGGGCCCTTCGTCGCTCTACCCGCCCGTCAACTTGTTCGACGCGGGGGAGCACTACGTGGTCAAGGCCGAGCTGCCGGGCGTCCGGCCCGAGGACCTCGAGCTCACGGTGCAGGACAACACCCTGGTCCTGCGAGGCGAGCGGACGCTCCCCGAGACCGCGCAGAACGCGGCCTATCACCGCCGGGAGCGAGGCGAGGGGCAGTTCAGGCGCGTGGTGCGTCTCCCCGGGCCGACGGAGGGCGAGCCGCAGGCCCAGTTTCGGGACGGCGTGCTGACGGTCAGGCTCCCGAAGGCGAGCCAGGCACGCCCGCGCCGCGTCACCATCCATTCCGACTAA
- a CDS encoding acyl-CoA dehydrogenase: MTPGEVDYYGVDELLTEEERITQASVRSFVEREALPVIEGCHAREEFPRDLILRLAALGVFGANLQGYGCAGLSNVAYGLMMQELEAGDSGLRSMGSVQGSLAMYAIWRWGSEEQKRRWLPGMAAGRVIGCFGLTEPDHGSDPGGMETRARRDGSGWVLSGTKRWITNGSIADLAVVWAKDGDTIRGFLVERGAPGFSAHDIKGKFSLRASITSELVLEDVRVPAGSLLPGAEGLGGPFSCLNQARYGIAWGALGAARTCYLTALRYAQERRQFDRPIAGYQLVQQKLVHMLTEITRGQLLAWRLGRMKDAGTMRPEHVSLAKRANVAAALETARLARDILGANGIVNEYPVIRHMLNLETVSTYEGTHDMHTLIVGRDITGLDAIR, from the coding sequence ATGACACCCGGCGAGGTCGACTACTACGGCGTTGACGAGCTCCTCACCGAGGAGGAGCGCATCACGCAGGCGAGCGTCCGGAGCTTCGTCGAGCGGGAGGCGCTGCCCGTCATCGAGGGCTGCCATGCGCGCGAGGAGTTCCCACGGGACCTCATCCTGCGCCTGGCCGCGCTCGGCGTGTTCGGAGCGAACCTTCAGGGCTACGGCTGCGCCGGCCTCTCGAACGTCGCCTACGGGCTCATGATGCAGGAGCTCGAGGCGGGCGACTCGGGCCTGCGCTCGATGGGCTCCGTGCAGGGCTCGCTCGCGATGTACGCCATCTGGCGATGGGGCAGCGAGGAGCAGAAGCGGCGCTGGCTGCCCGGGATGGCGGCCGGCCGGGTGATCGGCTGCTTCGGGCTCACCGAGCCGGACCACGGCTCCGACCCCGGCGGCATGGAGACCCGGGCGCGCCGCGACGGCTCCGGCTGGGTCCTGTCCGGTACGAAGCGATGGATCACGAACGGCTCGATCGCCGACCTGGCCGTCGTCTGGGCGAAGGACGGCGACACGATCCGCGGCTTCCTGGTCGAGCGGGGCGCGCCCGGCTTCTCGGCGCACGACATCAAGGGGAAGTTCTCGCTGCGCGCCTCGATCACCTCGGAGCTCGTGCTGGAGGACGTCCGCGTGCCGGCGGGGAGCCTCCTCCCGGGCGCCGAGGGGCTCGGCGGTCCGTTCTCGTGTCTCAACCAGGCCCGCTACGGCATCGCCTGGGGCGCGCTCGGGGCGGCGCGCACCTGCTATCTGACCGCACTCCGCTACGCGCAGGAGCGCCGCCAGTTCGACCGCCCGATCGCCGGCTACCAGCTCGTCCAGCAGAAGCTCGTCCACATGCTGACCGAGATCACCAGGGGGCAGCTCCTCGCCTGGCGGCTCGGTCGGATGAAGGACGCCGGCACGATGCGTCCCGAGCACGTCTCGCTCGCCAAGCGGGCGAACGTCGCGGCCGCCCTCGAGACCGCACGGCTCGCGCGCGACATCCTCGGCGCCAACGGGATCGTGAACGAGTACCCCGTGATCCGCCACATGCTGAACCTGGAGACGGTCAGCACCTACGAGGGCACGCACGACATGCACACCCTGATCGTCGGGCGCGACATCACCGGGCTGGACGCGATCCGGTAG
- a CDS encoding LysR family transcriptional regulator, producing the protein MHLETLKIFCDIVETRSFSAAASQNFVTQSAVSQQIRMLEERYGRQLLERTRGNVQLTPAGEILYQVSKDIVQRYQDLEARLQAMAQVVAGPVRVATVHSIGLYELSGQLKRYLRAFPQVHLHLEYSRSNKIYDDAVRGNIDLGVVAYPSRRPQITVIPFREDRLVLVCPPGHPLSRQRQISLTKLNGEPLVGYERDQPTRKETDRMLRRYGVEVRYVMELDNIETIKRVVEIGTGIAILPEPAVRSEVRSNTLATVQLSDEVFLRPIGIIHRQGKHFSPAAEKFIEFLRAE; encoded by the coding sequence GTGCACCTCGAGACCCTCAAGATCTTCTGCGACATCGTCGAAACGCGAAGCTTCTCGGCCGCGGCTTCTCAGAACTTCGTCACCCAGTCGGCGGTGAGCCAGCAGATCCGCATGCTCGAGGAGCGCTACGGACGCCAGCTGCTCGAGCGGACGCGCGGCAACGTGCAGCTGACGCCCGCCGGCGAGATCCTCTACCAGGTGAGCAAGGACATCGTCCAGCGCTACCAGGACCTGGAAGCACGCCTCCAGGCGATGGCGCAGGTGGTGGCAGGCCCGGTGCGGGTTGCGACGGTGCACTCGATCGGGCTCTACGAGCTTTCGGGCCAGCTCAAACGTTATCTGCGCGCGTTCCCGCAGGTCCACCTGCACCTGGAGTACAGCCGGTCCAACAAGATCTACGATGACGCCGTGCGCGGGAACATCGACCTCGGCGTGGTCGCCTACCCGAGCCGCCGCCCGCAGATCACCGTGATCCCCTTTCGCGAGGATCGTCTCGTGCTCGTCTGCCCGCCGGGCCACCCGCTCTCGCGCCAACGGCAGATCTCGCTCACCAAGCTCAACGGCGAGCCCCTGGTGGGCTACGAGCGCGACCAACCGACGCGCAAGGAAACCGACCGCATGCTCCGCCGCTACGGCGTCGAGGTGCGCTACGTCATGGAGCTCGACAACATCGAGACCATCAAGCGCGTGGTCGAGATCGGGACCGGCATCGCGATCCTCCCCGAGCCCGCCGTCCGCTCCGAGGTGCGCAGCAACACGCTCGCCACCGTTCAGCTCTCGGACGAGGTCTTCCTTCGACCCATCGGCATCATCCACCGGCAGGGCAAGCACTTCTCGCCTGCCGCCGAGAAGTTCATCGAGTTCCTGC
- a CDS encoding Hsp20/alpha crystallin family protein encodes MSPTDLEARPKQKAEREEGTRPGAYFTPLVDIYETPEELVLVADMPGVSREDVEVHLDGDTLTVEGRANADEYEGLKPVYVEYGVGGFYRRFTLGETIDRAGIKALVKNGVLTLHLPKAERARARRIEVEAA; translated from the coding sequence ATGTCACCGACCGATCTCGAGGCAAGACCGAAGCAGAAGGCCGAGCGCGAGGAGGGTACCCGCCCGGGCGCGTACTTCACGCCGCTCGTGGACATCTACGAGACCCCCGAGGAGCTGGTGCTGGTCGCCGACATGCCGGGCGTCTCGCGGGAGGACGTCGAGGTTCATCTCGACGGCGACACGCTGACCGTCGAGGGGCGGGCCAACGCCGACGAGTACGAGGGGCTGAAACCCGTCTACGTCGAGTACGGTGTCGGGGGATTCTACCGCCGCTTCACGCTGGGCGAGACGATCGACCGGGCCGGCATCAAGGCGCTCGTGAAGAACGGCGTCCTGACGCTCCACCTGCCGAAGGCGGAGCGTGCGCGCGCGCGGCGCATCGAGGTGGAAGCAGCTTAG
- a CDS encoding carbon starvation protein A: protein MVARHALGWLAVVAAGTYALGILAVFRGETVNAVWFIVAAAAVYALAYRFYGAFLAARLFALDRRRLTPAERINDGRDFVPTNRWVVFGHHFAAIAGPGPLIGPTLAAQFGYLPGTLWILAGVVLGGAVQDFCILCGSLRRDGRSLGQMAKDEIGPVGGFAALLGVFFIMVILIAVLALVVVNALRQSPWGTFTVGATIPIAMVMGWYMRVVRPHDVAGATALGLVLLVAGLLGGRWVDQHPVLAPMLTLSGPALAWAIILYGFAASTLPVWLLLAPRDYLSTFVKLGTVAALAAGIVAMRPEIHLPAVTRFVDGTGPIFAGKVFPFCFITIACGAISGFHSLIASGTTPKLLREESDAPMIGYGCMLLESFVAIMAMIAAAALQPGIYFAINSPAGVVGADPAVATATISSWGFPVGPGEMQSLANDIGERTLFARTGGAPSLAVGMASIFARTLGGTALALWYHFAIMFEALFILTTLDAGTRVGRFMLQDLLGHLWAPLGRTSWYPSVLLTSALVVGSWGYFLYQGVVDPLGGINILWPLFGISNQLLAAIALAVATTIVIRGGRARYAWTTLLPLAWLLAVTMTAGYQKILSPDPAIGFLAQAEKLAAGVAAGSVPAAKLAEVHVQIFNLRLDAVVCGLFMSLVVVIVCEASRAWLRVGRGPAPATVLPAAAEG from the coding sequence GTGGTGGCGCGGCACGCCCTTGGCTGGCTCGCGGTGGTGGCCGCGGGCACGTACGCGCTCGGCATCCTGGCCGTGTTCCGGGGCGAGACGGTCAACGCCGTCTGGTTCATCGTCGCGGCCGCCGCCGTGTATGCCCTCGCCTATCGCTTCTACGGCGCCTTCCTCGCCGCCCGCCTCTTCGCCCTCGACCGCCGCCGTCTCACGCCCGCCGAGCGCATCAACGACGGCCGGGACTTCGTGCCGACCAACCGCTGGGTCGTCTTCGGCCACCACTTCGCGGCCATCGCCGGCCCCGGGCCGCTGATCGGGCCGACGCTGGCCGCGCAGTTCGGCTACCTGCCGGGCACGCTCTGGATTCTCGCCGGCGTGGTGCTGGGCGGCGCGGTGCAGGACTTCTGCATCCTCTGCGGCAGCCTCCGGCGCGACGGCCGCTCGCTCGGACAGATGGCCAAGGACGAGATCGGTCCGGTCGGCGGCTTCGCGGCGCTGCTCGGGGTCTTCTTCATCATGGTGATCCTGATCGCCGTGCTCGCGCTGGTCGTTGTGAACGCGCTCCGCCAGAGCCCGTGGGGGACGTTCACGGTGGGCGCCACGATCCCGATCGCCATGGTGATGGGCTGGTACATGCGCGTCGTCCGGCCGCACGACGTCGCCGGCGCGACCGCGCTCGGGCTCGTGCTGCTCGTGGCGGGGCTGCTCGGCGGGCGCTGGGTGGACCAGCACCCGGTCCTCGCGCCCATGCTGACGCTCTCCGGTCCGGCGCTCGCCTGGGCGATCATCCTCTACGGCTTCGCCGCCTCCACCCTGCCCGTGTGGCTGCTGCTCGCGCCGCGCGACTACCTCTCGACGTTCGTCAAGCTCGGCACGGTGGCGGCGCTGGCCGCCGGCATCGTGGCGATGCGGCCCGAGATCCACCTGCCCGCCGTGACCCGCTTCGTCGACGGCACGGGACCGATCTTCGCCGGCAAGGTGTTTCCCTTCTGCTTCATCACCATCGCCTGCGGCGCCATCTCGGGCTTCCATTCGCTCATCGCCTCGGGCACCACCCCCAAGCTGCTGCGCGAGGAGAGCGACGCGCCGATGATCGGCTACGGCTGCATGCTCCTCGAGTCGTTCGTCGCCATCATGGCGATGATCGCCGCGGCCGCCCTCCAGCCGGGCATCTACTTCGCGATCAACAGCCCCGCCGGCGTGGTGGGCGCCGATCCCGCGGTCGCGACCGCAACCATATCGAGCTGGGGCTTCCCCGTCGGCCCCGGCGAGATGCAGTCCCTGGCAAACGACATCGGCGAGCGGACGCTCTTCGCGCGCACCGGCGGCGCGCCGAGCCTGGCGGTCGGCATGGCGAGCATCTTCGCGCGCACGCTCGGCGGCACCGCCCTCGCGCTCTGGTACCACTTCGCGATCATGTTCGAGGCGCTCTTCATCCTGACCACGCTCGATGCCGGGACGCGCGTCGGGCGCTTCATGCTCCAGGACCTCCTCGGCCACCTGTGGGCGCCGCTCGGGCGGACGAGCTGGTACCCGAGCGTCCTCCTGACGAGCGCGCTCGTCGTCGGGAGCTGGGGCTACTTCCTCTACCAGGGGGTCGTCGACCCGCTCGGCGGGATCAACATCCTCTGGCCGCTCTTCGGCATCTCCAATCAGCTCCTCGCCGCGATCGCGCTGGCGGTCGCGACCACGATCGTCATCCGGGGCGGGCGGGCGCGCTACGCGTGGACGACGCTCCTGCCGCTCGCCTGGCTCCTCGCGGTGACCATGACCGCGGGCTACCAGAAGATCTTGTCGCCCGACCCGGCGATCGGTTTCCTCGCCCAGGCGGAGAAGCTCGCGGCGGGGGTGGCGGCGGGCAGCGTGCCGGCGGCGAAGCTCGCCGAAGTACACGTGCAGATCTTCAACCTCCGGCTCGACGCCGTCGTGTGCGGCCTCTTCATGAGCCTGGTCGTGGTGATCGTCTGCGAGGCCAGCCGCGCGTGGCTACGCGTGGGGCGCGGCCCGGCGCCGGCGACGGTGCTGCCGGCCGCGGCGGAGGGGTGA